A section of the Agarivorans litoreus genome encodes:
- a CDS encoding DUF2061 domain-containing protein, whose protein sequence is MIKTLTFASMHFTIAFLVTWLLTGDIMIGGLVAIIEPAVNSVAYFFHEKAWTKWGFNRPQPAKEYAC, encoded by the coding sequence ATGATTAAAACATTAACTTTTGCCAGCATGCATTTCACTATCGCTTTTTTGGTCACTTGGTTGTTAACTGGTGACATAATGATTGGCGGTTTGGTTGCCATAATAGAGCCAGCAGTAAACAGTGTGGCTTACTTCTTTCACGAAAAAGCCTGGACCAAATGGGGCTTCAACCGCCCTCAGCCAGCCAAGGAGTATGCATGTTAG
- a CDS encoding Lrp/AsnC family transcriptional regulator, with the protein MKLDSKDKLILDLLQRDVSIPLNDIAERVGLSATPCWRRVQKLEQAGFIRHKVALLDRAKLNLGVTVFVSVRTSQHDQQWLDQFKQAIQDIPEIIEAHRMSGSIDYLLQVVVPSIDDYDKVYKQLIERLAFTDVSSAFSMEVMKSTTSLPTHYLN; encoded by the coding sequence ATGAAACTCGATAGTAAAGACAAGTTAATACTCGATTTGCTGCAACGAGACGTAAGCATCCCGCTCAACGACATCGCCGAACGGGTAGGTTTATCGGCAACGCCTTGCTGGCGTCGAGTGCAAAAACTAGAGCAAGCAGGCTTTATTCGCCACAAGGTCGCCTTACTCGATAGGGCTAAGCTCAATTTAGGCGTGACCGTGTTTGTCAGTGTGCGCACCTCGCAGCACGACCAACAATGGTTGGATCAATTCAAGCAAGCCATTCAAGATATTCCGGAGATCATTGAAGCTCACCGCATGAGTGGCAGTATCGACTACTTGTTGCAGGTTGTAGTGCCCAGTATCGACGACTACGACAAAGTATATAAGCAACTGATCGAACGCTTAGCCTTTACCGATGTAAGCTCTGCCTTTTCTATGGAAGTCATGAAATCGACCACCTCGCTGCCAACCCACTATTTAAACTAA
- a CDS encoding DUF4250 domain-containing protein codes for MLDQQRVQQMDINILVSIVNMQIRNEFASFTELCRFYQLNQSQLSQRLESAGYQLQAKQQQFTAA; via the coding sequence ATGTTAGACCAACAACGCGTTCAACAAATGGATATCAATATTTTGGTAAGCATTGTAAACATGCAAATTAGAAATGAGTTTGCTAGCTTTACTGAACTATGCAGGTTTTACCAACTAAATCAGAGCCAATTGAGCCAACGCTTAGAATCAGCAGGCTACCAATTACAAGCTAAGCAACAACAGTTTACCGCGGCCTAA
- a CDS encoding fatty acid cis/trans isomerase has protein sequence MFKRFGVFWGLLFVVGCSSIIVNQFDQRFGEASVQTRIFPETHPPAAEFITEVKPILDQRCVMCHACYDAPCQLKLTSAAGIDRGVTTDRVYHASRVTAAPTTRLYTDAKSTQMWRQKGFNPVLNERVQTEQANLEAGVMYQALKQKRDYVDPGNEILDPDAFDFSLDRAQQCVGIEGYAKVQASHPEWGMPYGLPAISDQEFDTLTAWLASGAPMADDLTEHRKLSEQVSHWEQFLNGDSLKEQLMSRYIYEHLFITHLYFDDDPNSRPAFFKLVRSRTAPGTPIDEIATRRPYDDPDVSRVYYRLAPERETIVVKTHIPYRLDKARQQRWTKWFLGEDTQVSSLPSYKPKVAGNPFVAFKDLTIDGRYRFMLDDAETFIMGFMKGPVCRGQVALNVIQDHFWVYFANPDNRFEQSQGEFLAEQSDHLRMPSVAQSNVLPVSTWLRYSKRHKKYMNARIEKLNEWLSKDSTLINLDLLWDGDGENPNAALTIFRHFDSASVVKGTVGKQPKTAWVVDYSLFERIHYLLVAGYDPYGNLGHQLVTRLYMDFLRMEGEASFASFLPAEARYDELRSWYVGADKNIIHFVESRPQEAFFKSAVEYSGNAPYKQQLFDMIGEKLTPILSHKHDITWPKYSREVVDFATDLSAWKGGAIKLLPQVVFIQVDDVEKAEPEYYTLLRHNAHTNISSLFSESNNLEPDKDTLSVLPGLVGAYPSAFWRVEKSELKQLQQSLVQVFNEQDYQAFMKRYGIRRTNNEFWPFSDRLHQAYLQAEPLASGVLDYSRLENR, from the coding sequence ATGTTTAAACGTTTTGGTGTATTTTGGGGGCTGCTGTTTGTAGTCGGTTGTTCGAGCATAATTGTTAATCAGTTTGATCAACGTTTTGGTGAAGCGTCGGTACAAACGCGAATTTTTCCTGAGACCCATCCTCCAGCAGCAGAGTTTATTACAGAGGTGAAGCCTATTTTGGATCAGCGCTGTGTGATGTGCCACGCTTGCTACGATGCACCGTGTCAATTGAAATTGACCTCTGCAGCAGGCATTGATCGCGGAGTTACTACCGACCGTGTATATCATGCAAGCAGAGTAACCGCTGCTCCAACCACCCGTCTATATACTGATGCAAAGTCCACTCAAATGTGGCGTCAAAAAGGCTTTAATCCGGTACTCAATGAGCGTGTTCAAACCGAGCAAGCTAATTTAGAAGCCGGAGTAATGTACCAAGCACTAAAGCAAAAGCGTGATTATGTAGATCCAGGTAACGAAATCCTCGATCCTGATGCATTTGATTTTTCCTTAGATCGTGCTCAGCAGTGTGTGGGTATCGAAGGTTACGCCAAGGTGCAAGCCTCGCACCCGGAATGGGGGATGCCTTATGGTTTGCCAGCAATTAGTGATCAAGAGTTTGATACCTTAACCGCTTGGCTAGCTAGTGGCGCACCAATGGCTGATGATTTAACTGAACATCGAAAACTCAGTGAACAAGTCTCTCATTGGGAACAGTTTTTAAACGGAGATTCCTTAAAAGAGCAATTAATGTCGCGTTATATATACGAGCATTTGTTTATCACTCATCTGTACTTTGACGACGACCCAAATTCTCGCCCAGCCTTTTTTAAATTAGTGCGTTCTCGAACCGCTCCTGGTACTCCGATAGATGAAATTGCAACCCGTCGACCTTACGACGACCCTGATGTAAGCCGAGTCTATTACCGCTTAGCACCAGAGCGGGAAACCATTGTAGTTAAAACGCATATACCTTATCGCTTAGACAAAGCTCGTCAACAGCGCTGGACCAAGTGGTTCTTGGGAGAAGATACTCAAGTAAGTAGTTTACCTAGTTACAAACCTAAAGTGGCGGGTAACCCTTTTGTGGCATTTAAAGATTTAACCATAGATGGCCGTTATCGCTTTATGTTAGATGATGCCGAAACCTTTATTATGGGCTTTATGAAAGGACCTGTTTGTCGAGGACAAGTAGCTTTAAATGTTATCCAAGACCATTTTTGGGTGTATTTTGCTAATCCTGACAACCGTTTCGAGCAATCGCAGGGAGAGTTTTTAGCTGAACAAAGTGACCACTTAAGAATGCCCTCTGTAGCGCAAAGTAATGTTTTACCCGTTAGTACTTGGTTGCGTTACTCAAAACGTCATAAAAAGTACATGAATGCGCGTATAGAGAAATTAAATGAGTGGTTAAGCAAAGATAGCACTCTAATTAATTTGGACTTGTTATGGGATGGTGATGGTGAAAATCCCAATGCCGCACTCACTATATTCCGCCATTTTGACAGCGCCAGCGTAGTAAAAGGTACCGTGGGTAAACAGCCTAAAACGGCCTGGGTGGTTGATTACTCCTTGTTTGAGCGGATTCATTATTTGTTGGTGGCAGGTTATGATCCTTATGGAAATTTAGGTCACCAGTTGGTTACTCGTTTATATATGGACTTTTTACGTATGGAAGGCGAAGCTAGTTTTGCTTCGTTTTTGCCTGCTGAAGCAAGATATGATGAGCTGCGTAGTTGGTATGTTGGTGCAGATAAAAACATTATTCATTTTGTAGAATCTCGCCCACAAGAAGCTTTTTTCAAAAGCGCAGTTGAGTACAGCGGTAATGCGCCTTACAAACAGCAATTGTTTGATATGATTGGTGAAAAGCTTACGCCAATCTTAAGTCACAAACATGATATTACTTGGCCAAAATACTCCCGAGAAGTGGTTGATTTTGCTACAGACCTTAGTGCTTGGAAAGGTGGTGCCATCAAACTATTGCCACAAGTGGTATTTATTCAAGTAGACGATGTAGAGAAAGCAGAGCCAGAGTACTACACCTTGTTAAGGCATAATGCGCATACCAACATTTCTAGTTTGTTCTCAGAAAGTAATAACCTTGAGCCTGATAAAGACACATTAAGCGTTTTACCTGGGTTAGTGGGGGCCTATCCAAGTGCCTTTTGGCGAGTAGAGAAGTCTGAGTTAAAACAGTTGCAGCAAAGCCTAGTTCAAGTATTTAACGAACAAGATTATCAAGCATTTATGAAGCGTTACGGTATTCGCAGAACTAATAATGAGTTTTGGCCATTTAGTGATCGTCTCCATCAAGCTTATCTTCAGGCAGAGCCTCTGGCGTCTGGCGTACTGGATTACAGTCGCCTCGAAAACCGCTAG
- a CDS encoding DUF2375 family protein, producing MKTQSVGLSDVTVLFYPSDNPYQLQSMLLTDQVVNSQGRVVIPRKHKQGKIIVAVIAGQAELLNLLGDRFDVSPLSVA from the coding sequence ATGAAAACTCAATCCGTTGGCCTAAGTGATGTTACCGTGCTTTTTTACCCAAGCGATAACCCTTATCAGCTGCAATCTATGCTGTTAACAGATCAAGTTGTGAATAGCCAAGGCAGAGTAGTGATCCCCCGTAAACACAAGCAGGGAAAAATTATTGTTGCCGTAATAGCAGGTCAAGCCGAGTTACTGAACTTACTCGGCGACCGATTTGATGTAAGCCCCTTGTCAGTGGCTTAA
- a CDS encoding oxidative damage protection protein gives MARTVFCQRLKKEAEGLDFQLIPGDVGKRVFDNISKEAWTEWQKKQTMFINEKKLNLMNQDDRELLQAEMVKYLFEDGEVDIEGYTPPSQ, from the coding sequence ATGGCTAGAACCGTATTTTGCCAACGTTTAAAAAAAGAAGCCGAAGGCTTAGATTTTCAACTGATTCCTGGTGATGTGGGCAAGCGCGTTTTTGACAACATCAGCAAAGAAGCCTGGACCGAGTGGCAAAAAAAACAAACCATGTTCATCAACGAGAAAAAACTTAACTTGATGAATCAAGATGACCGCGAGCTATTGCAAGCAGAAATGGTTAAGTACCTGTTTGAAGACGGTGAAGTGGATATTGAAGGTTACACACCACCCAGCCAATAA
- the mutY gene encoding A/G-specific adenine glycosylase, with translation MTNNLANFSSRVVTWYHQAGRKHLPWQQDKTPYKVWLSEIMLQQTQVATVIPYFERFMRRFPTVSDLAKADTDEVLHLWTGLGYYARARNLHKAAKVIAEQHNGRFPEDIDQVIALPGIGRSTAGAVLSLSLGQRHAILDGNVKRVLARHQAIAGWPGKKPVENQLWELAEANTPEQQTTEYNQAMMDLGAMVCTRSKPRCEVCPVAEDCQALKYQRQGDFPGKKPKKVLPEKPTQMLILHWQQQFLLYQRPMQGLWGGLYCFPEINIEDSISDWLNQQQMSADAIYELSPLRHTFSHYHLDIQPSLIELSEAPNLQVMADNQQLWYNMQQAPKVGLAAVTEKLLKIAQQAL, from the coding sequence ATGACCAACAATCTCGCAAACTTTTCCAGCCGAGTGGTTACTTGGTATCACCAAGCTGGGCGTAAACACCTGCCTTGGCAGCAAGACAAAACACCTTACAAAGTTTGGTTGTCGGAAATCATGCTGCAGCAGACTCAAGTGGCCACAGTTATTCCCTACTTTGAACGTTTTATGCGACGTTTCCCTACGGTGAGTGACTTAGCTAAAGCCGATACCGATGAAGTGCTGCACCTTTGGACCGGCCTCGGTTATTACGCACGAGCGCGTAATTTACACAAAGCCGCTAAAGTGATTGCCGAGCAACATAATGGACGATTTCCCGAAGATATCGACCAAGTTATCGCTCTACCGGGCATTGGTCGTTCAACCGCTGGCGCGGTATTGTCTTTATCCTTAGGACAACGCCATGCCATTTTAGATGGCAACGTAAAGCGAGTACTGGCTCGTCACCAAGCGATAGCAGGTTGGCCAGGTAAAAAGCCGGTGGAAAACCAACTATGGGAACTGGCCGAAGCCAATACGCCAGAGCAACAAACCACCGAATACAATCAAGCAATGATGGATTTAGGCGCCATGGTCTGCACTCGCAGCAAACCTCGTTGTGAGGTTTGCCCTGTAGCCGAAGACTGCCAAGCGCTTAAGTATCAGCGTCAAGGCGACTTCCCCGGCAAAAAGCCTAAAAAGGTATTGCCAGAAAAACCCACTCAAATGCTGATTTTGCATTGGCAACAGCAGTTTTTGCTCTATCAACGCCCCATGCAAGGGCTTTGGGGAGGCCTATATTGCTTCCCTGAAATTAACATTGAAGACAGCATTAGTGATTGGCTAAATCAGCAGCAAATGAGCGCCGATGCCATTTATGAGCTCTCGCCGCTAAGGCACACCTTTAGCCACTACCATTTAGACATTCAACCTTCGCTCATCGAGCTTAGCGAAGCGCCTAACTTACAAGTCATGGCAGACAATCAACAACTTTGGTATAACATGCAACAAGCACCCAAAGTTGGCTTAGCTGCCGTTACAGAAAAGCTGTTAAAAATAGCGCAACAAGCACTTTAA
- a CDS encoding methyl-accepting chemotaxis protein, which yields MKIRTKFLLLLLAGVVIPVLVISIITVWSVRNSAELNFEQRSTAELGHIDTTFSIYLNGLAEDAKFLATSKVIRQLDHSVTTYMGKPSTMMTPDKIGGLEQEAFHFMREFGEARPDLAYVYLAMDHGGYIQWPLGKNSADYDPRVRPWYPLSINSTTPVRIPAYQDLVTKTPLVDYMVRFEGAKGAFGTIGVDVTLSKLTDLIKKVKFGEQGYIIMIEDSNTILADPSNEENLFKAIGEVASYQTIQSASPGLHTVQKDGETWLANVYLSPELNWRFIGFMPASEVYQQANSLITLIIGVAILMTVVFIAIGFTLMNVITKPMITITEGLEGIASGEGDLTQRLDIQSNDESGQMANAFNRFVESINSLVASIKGNSAQVDNSAAQASELSSTMKQIAEGQLAAVEQVSTAFHEMVATSNEVASNCSQAASSADDSQQQVEEGHQLIQDTVRAVSQLETTLNESNQAMDELSQESANITVILDTIRGIAEQTNLLALNAAIEAARAGEQGRGFAVVADEVRTLAGRTAESTEEIDKLLSNLRQQTSNVATKLSSSIEHSSTTVTATNQTSTVFEAILQSVLTIRDMATQIAASAEEQHLVAEEINRNITDIHDGSSQANEVSQQLEQSATALNSLAGSLQEMVSRFKTN from the coding sequence ATGAAAATAAGAACAAAGTTTTTGCTGTTGTTACTCGCAGGAGTGGTTATCCCTGTATTAGTGATTTCAATCATCACTGTTTGGAGCGTACGCAATAGCGCTGAACTCAACTTCGAACAAAGAAGCACTGCAGAGCTCGGGCATATTGATACCACCTTTTCCATCTACCTGAACGGCCTAGCCGAAGATGCTAAATTTCTCGCTACCTCTAAAGTCATCCGACAATTAGACCATAGTGTAACCACCTACATGGGCAAACCCAGCACCATGATGACACCAGATAAAATTGGCGGCTTAGAGCAAGAAGCCTTTCACTTTATGCGCGAATTTGGCGAAGCACGGCCCGACCTAGCCTATGTGTACTTGGCAATGGATCATGGTGGTTATATTCAGTGGCCTTTAGGTAAAAACTCTGCAGACTATGACCCTAGAGTGCGACCTTGGTACCCATTATCTATAAATTCGACAACCCCAGTACGTATTCCCGCCTACCAAGATTTAGTTACCAAAACCCCGCTAGTAGACTACATGGTACGTTTTGAAGGCGCCAAAGGAGCATTTGGTACTATTGGCGTAGATGTCACCCTAAGTAAACTCACAGACTTAATTAAAAAAGTGAAGTTTGGCGAGCAGGGTTACATCATCATGATTGAAGACAGCAATACGATTTTGGCCGACCCATCAAACGAAGAAAACCTGTTTAAAGCGATTGGCGAAGTGGCGAGCTATCAGACAATTCAAAGCGCATCACCGGGCTTACATACCGTACAGAAAGACGGTGAGACTTGGCTGGCCAACGTGTATTTATCTCCTGAACTTAACTGGCGCTTTATTGGCTTTATGCCTGCCAGCGAAGTTTATCAACAGGCAAACTCACTAATCACCTTAATAATAGGCGTTGCCATTTTGATGACAGTGGTATTTATCGCCATTGGCTTTACCTTAATGAATGTGATCACTAAACCAATGATTACCATCACCGAAGGCTTAGAGGGCATTGCATCTGGTGAAGGCGACTTAACTCAGCGTTTAGATATCCAATCTAATGATGAATCGGGGCAAATGGCCAATGCCTTCAACCGCTTTGTAGAATCGATTAACTCATTGGTTGCCAGCATTAAAGGCAATAGTGCACAAGTAGATAACTCCGCGGCGCAAGCCAGTGAGCTCTCCAGCACCATGAAACAAATAGCAGAGGGGCAACTAGCCGCTGTAGAACAAGTTTCAACCGCATTCCATGAAATGGTAGCCACCTCTAATGAAGTAGCGTCAAACTGTAGCCAAGCAGCTTCTAGCGCCGACGACAGCCAGCAACAGGTAGAGGAAGGTCATCAACTTATTCAAGATACGGTGCGCGCGGTTAGCCAACTAGAAACCACCTTGAATGAGTCCAATCAAGCCATGGATGAACTGTCGCAAGAATCCGCTAATATCACTGTAATCTTAGATACCATTCGCGGCATTGCTGAACAAACTAACTTGTTGGCCTTAAATGCCGCCATTGAAGCCGCCCGAGCGGGTGAGCAAGGCAGAGGATTTGCAGTAGTTGCAGACGAAGTGAGAACCCTCGCTGGCCGCACTGCCGAATCTACAGAAGAAATCGACAAACTATTGAGCAACTTGCGCCAACAAACTTCCAATGTAGCCACTAAGCTTTCTAGCAGTATTGAACACTCAAGCACCACGGTAACTGCCACCAACCAAACCAGCACAGTGTTTGAGGCTATACTACAATCGGTACTTACCATTCGAGACATGGCCACGCAAATTGCAGCTTCAGCAGAAGAGCAGCACTTGGTAGCAGAAGAGATCAATCGTAACATCACCGATATTCATGACGGCTCAAGTCAAGCAAACGAGGTATCTCAACAACTAGAACAAAGCGCAACCGCTCTTAACTCTCTCGCGGGAAGCTTACAAGAAATGGTATCGCGATTTAAAACAAACTAG
- a CDS encoding DUF4115 domain-containing protein, protein MNGELKLRIVDSQQRTLVNQTLEAGTYQQWQGQAPFAVTVSEPAQIALSYQGKEVDLSAYQDTENAYFQVPPNR, encoded by the coding sequence GTGAATGGTGAGCTTAAGCTACGTATTGTAGATAGCCAGCAGCGCACTTTAGTTAATCAAACCTTAGAAGCTGGCACTTACCAGCAATGGCAGGGACAAGCTCCATTTGCTGTCACTGTTAGTGAGCCGGCGCAGATAGCGCTGAGCTACCAAGGTAAAGAAGTGGATTTAAGCGCTTACCAAGACACTGAAAATGCCTATTTTCAAGTGCCGCCTAATCGTTAA
- a CDS encoding HAD family hydrolase, which translates to MIKPIQAKMLMFDLDDTLVDDGVATETAAKALFGKYKPSQTHDALSHWKRALKLHYPAFLHGKLSAAEMRQARAREALQDKSLSADAAEQAFEYFMQQYIDATVLYGDTLACLSQLKQQGWRLALVSNGPEDMQQRKVRAAGLFDYFEFVLTAEAAGVAKPKAAIFQQAAQLAKLELSQCCYVGDNLVNDAQGSNSAGMSSVWLQRDKNSEPEHQPLENVNWTIASLNQLHQCICLA; encoded by the coding sequence ATGATTAAACCCATCCAAGCCAAGATGCTAATGTTTGACTTAGACGACACCTTAGTGGATGACGGAGTTGCTACCGAAACTGCTGCGAAAGCTTTGTTTGGTAAATACAAACCCTCGCAAACTCACGATGCTTTAAGTCATTGGAAGCGGGCGCTAAAACTTCATTATCCAGCTTTTTTACATGGTAAACTGAGCGCCGCTGAAATGCGCCAAGCCCGAGCGCGAGAAGCATTGCAAGATAAGAGCTTAAGTGCTGATGCTGCTGAGCAGGCTTTCGAATATTTCATGCAGCAATATATCGATGCAACCGTGCTGTACGGCGATACCTTGGCTTGTTTAAGTCAGCTTAAACAACAAGGCTGGCGGCTAGCGTTAGTATCAAATGGGCCTGAAGATATGCAACAGCGAAAAGTACGTGCAGCGGGCTTGTTCGATTATTTCGAGTTTGTTCTAACCGCAGAAGCGGCTGGGGTTGCTAAGCCTAAAGCAGCGATTTTTCAGCAAGCTGCACAGCTGGCCAAGCTTGAGCTTAGCCAATGTTGTTATGTGGGAGACAATTTAGTGAATGACGCACAGGGCTCTAATTCAGCAGGTATGAGCAGTGTGTGGTTGCAAAGAGACAAAAACAGCGAGCCTGAACATCAGCCATTGGAAAATGTGAACTGGACAATAGCCTCGCTTAATCAGTTACATCAATGTATCTGTTTAGCATAA
- a CDS encoding MATE family efflux transporter, protein MPKAKFVSGDIFRHIVVMSSTNAIGLTALFLVDLTDLFFISLLGEAELAAAVGYAGTIAFFTTSISIGLSIAMTALVSKAIGQQDKARAKQLVTNILFTGFLISAAFAALAWYFAPELLSLIGAKARTHELAVQYLRILLPSLPILGLAMSGGAALRSVGDAKRAMWSTLAGGGVNAVLDPIFIFALGLGLPGAAIASVIARFVVAGVALSGVIYKHQLFAGFNLRKWLQDLRAILKVAAPAMMTNVATPLGNAYVTASIAIFGDAYVAGWAVVGRIIPVAFGMIFSLSGAIGPIVGQNFGANNFARVHEALSKALWFNGGFVVAVSLILLLGQNVIVDVFGVGGEAATVIAFFCTWISFSFVFNGAMFVANAAFNNLGYPSTSTMLNFGKATLGTVPFVYLGGHWFGPLGVLGGQAVGTIVFGILALRMAFYIVARVTNKHQRQLAEQEQPLSPSVPLTPFCSSRAYMCAEAELEGSVSSTDSADAKP, encoded by the coding sequence ATGCCAAAGGCAAAGTTCGTGTCTGGTGATATTTTTCGCCACATCGTTGTTATGTCCTCCACCAATGCCATTGGCTTAACTGCGTTGTTTTTGGTTGATTTAACCGATTTGTTTTTTATTAGCTTATTGGGTGAGGCTGAGCTAGCAGCAGCGGTGGGCTACGCCGGAACCATCGCATTTTTTACTACCTCCATTTCTATTGGCTTGTCGATTGCGATGACCGCCTTGGTGTCAAAAGCGATTGGCCAGCAAGATAAAGCCCGGGCTAAGCAGTTAGTCACCAATATCTTATTTACTGGTTTTTTGATTAGCGCCGCTTTTGCCGCTTTGGCTTGGTATTTTGCGCCAGAGCTATTGAGCTTGATTGGCGCTAAGGCCAGAACCCATGAACTTGCAGTACAATATTTAAGAATCTTACTGCCTTCGCTACCGATTCTTGGTTTGGCCATGAGTGGTGGCGCTGCACTGCGCTCGGTAGGTGATGCAAAACGGGCGATGTGGTCTACCTTGGCTGGCGGCGGGGTAAATGCGGTACTCGATCCGATATTTATATTTGCGCTTGGACTTGGATTACCTGGTGCCGCTATTGCCTCGGTTATCGCGCGCTTTGTTGTTGCAGGTGTTGCCTTGTCTGGAGTGATTTACAAGCACCAGTTGTTTGCTGGCTTTAATTTGCGAAAGTGGCTTCAAGATCTGCGCGCTATTTTAAAGGTGGCTGCTCCCGCTATGATGACCAATGTAGCAACCCCTTTGGGCAATGCTTATGTTACTGCTTCTATTGCTATTTTTGGCGATGCCTACGTAGCGGGTTGGGCAGTGGTAGGACGTATAATACCGGTGGCATTTGGCATGATATTCTCATTATCTGGCGCCATTGGCCCTATTGTTGGCCAAAACTTTGGGGCAAATAATTTCGCTAGAGTACATGAGGCTTTAAGCAAAGCGCTATGGTTTAACGGTGGATTTGTTGTTGCGGTGTCGTTAATTCTATTGTTAGGGCAAAACGTAATTGTGGATGTGTTTGGTGTAGGTGGTGAAGCGGCCACTGTTATTGCTTTCTTCTGTACCTGGATAAGCTTTAGCTTTGTATTTAATGGGGCGATGTTTGTGGCTAACGCTGCCTTTAATAATCTTGGCTACCCAAGCACCTCTACCATGCTTAATTTTGGCAAAGCAACTTTAGGCACGGTCCCTTTTGTTTATCTAGGTGGGCATTGGTTTGGCCCGTTGGGCGTGTTGGGCGGTCAAGCAGTAGGTACAATAGTGTTTGGGATATTGGCACTACGTATGGCTTTCTATATTGTGGCTAGAGTCACCAATAAGCATCAACGTCAACTGGCAGAGCAAGAGCAACCATTGTCCCCTAGTGTGCCGCTTACGCCATTTTGTTCTAGTCGCGCTTACATGTGTGCTGAAGCTGAGTTAGAAGGAAGCGTGTCTTCTACAGATAGCGCAGATGCTAAACCTTAA
- a CDS encoding AEC family transporter, protein MAWQILSIVAPLIIIVVLGLIYGRKHRPDISAANRMNMEIFCPALIFSVLANTQLELADYSELLLASIWVVLGSGLVLLPLIKPLGLKARTFLPPMMFNNAGNLGLPLIILAFGEAAMPIAVILFVVEMVLHFSVGLYFIDTKAKLLSTLRIPVIVAAIAGIVWGALELSLPKVIATPIEMLGQISVPLMLFTLGVRLIDVDLKDWRIGMIGAIACPLSGLLCAFIAIAILPLNSLQQSCLILFAALPPAVLNFIIAEQYQIEPQRVASIVMLGNIASLVFIPLALLWVLPTN, encoded by the coding sequence GTGGCTTGGCAAATCTTAAGTATTGTTGCACCGCTAATAATTATTGTGGTGTTGGGCCTAATTTATGGCCGTAAACACCGACCCGACATTAGCGCCGCTAATCGCATGAATATGGAGATATTCTGCCCTGCCTTAATCTTCTCGGTGCTGGCAAATACCCAGTTAGAGCTAGCGGATTATAGCGAACTGCTACTAGCATCAATTTGGGTAGTGTTAGGTTCCGGCCTAGTATTGCTTCCTCTGATTAAGCCTTTAGGGTTAAAGGCGCGTACCTTTTTGCCACCAATGATGTTCAACAACGCCGGTAACTTGGGACTACCGCTGATTATTTTGGCCTTTGGCGAAGCCGCCATGCCGATTGCAGTGATTCTATTTGTGGTTGAAATGGTCTTACATTTTTCGGTAGGGCTATATTTTATTGATACCAAAGCAAAGCTGCTTTCCACTTTGCGTATTCCGGTGATTGTTGCTGCCATTGCCGGCATAGTTTGGGGAGCCTTAGAGCTCTCACTACCCAAAGTCATTGCCACGCCAATAGAAATGCTCGGACAAATATCGGTTCCGCTAATGCTATTTACCCTAGGAGTGAGATTAATCGATGTAGATTTAAAAGATTGGCGCATCGGTATGATTGGCGCTATCGCTTGCCCTCTTAGCGGCCTATTGTGTGCTTTCATCGCCATTGCTATTTTGCCGCTCAACAGCTTGCAACAATCTTGCTTAATTTTGTTTGCAGCTTTACCGCCCGCCGTACTCAACTTTATTATTGCCGAACAGTATCAGATTGAACCGCAACGGGTAGCCTCCATTGTAATGCTGGGCAACATCGCCAGCTTAGTATTTATCCCGTTAGCCTTGTTGTGGGTACTACCTACAAATTAA